In one Mucilaginibacter sp. PAMB04168 genomic region, the following are encoded:
- a CDS encoding zinc-dependent alcohol dehydrogenase, with product MNYRGPFRVRADQKPYPEILHPSDAIVRVTRSCICGSDLHLYHGLVPDTRVGTTFGHEFIGIVEQIGPGVEKLKVGDHVLVPFNIACGTCAFCKQELYGNCHESNPMATAVGGIFGYSHTAGGFDGGQAEYVRVPYADIGPTVIPADMDPDDAVLLTDVVPTGYQAAEMGGIKTGDTVVVFGAGPVGIMAAKCAWLFGAARVIVIDHLEYRLDFVRQYAQCEAYNFKSLEDPVLFLKKTTDWLGADVCIDAVGGDAAGSAMQTITGRKLMLQAGSATALHWAINSVKKGGIVSIVGVYGPTDNLVPIGNVVNKGITIRANQASVKRLLPRLIEHIQAGRLNPKEIITHRIPLEEVADAYHIFSAKLDNCIKPILIPPSARV from the coding sequence ATGAATTACCGCGGACCGTTCAGGGTACGTGCAGACCAAAAACCCTACCCCGAAATTTTGCACCCAAGCGATGCGATTGTTCGTGTAACCCGTTCGTGTATTTGCGGATCAGACCTACACTTGTACCATGGTTTAGTACCAGATACCCGGGTTGGTACCACGTTTGGCCACGAGTTTATTGGCATTGTGGAGCAAATTGGCCCCGGTGTTGAAAAGCTTAAGGTAGGCGATCATGTACTGGTTCCGTTTAATATTGCCTGCGGTACTTGTGCTTTTTGTAAACAGGAGTTATACGGTAATTGTCATGAATCGAATCCTATGGCTACAGCTGTAGGAGGTATATTTGGCTACTCGCACACAGCGGGTGGTTTTGACGGGGGCCAGGCTGAGTATGTACGTGTACCTTATGCTGACATTGGCCCAACGGTTATCCCGGCCGATATGGATCCGGATGATGCCGTGCTGCTGACCGACGTAGTGCCAACAGGTTATCAGGCTGCCGAAATGGGTGGCATTAAAACCGGCGATACGGTTGTTGTATTTGGCGCAGGCCCGGTAGGGATTATGGCTGCTAAATGTGCATGGCTGTTTGGCGCAGCACGTGTTATAGTGATAGACCACCTGGAGTACCGCCTTGACTTTGTTAGACAGTATGCACAATGCGAGGCTTATAATTTTAAATCTCTTGAAGACCCGGTTCTTTTCCTTAAAAAAACTACCGATTGGCTGGGCGCCGATGTTTGTATTGACGCCGTAGGCGGCGATGCTGCAGGTAGCGCTATGCAAACCATTACAGGCCGTAAACTAATGCTGCAGGCAGGTTCGGCCACGGCGCTGCACTGGGCTATAAACTCGGTAAAAAAGGGCGGCATTGTATCAATAGTAGGTGTTTATGGCCCAACTGATAACTTGGTTCCCATTGGTAACGTGGTTAACAAAGGCATCACCATTAGGGCTAACCAGGCATCGGTAAAACGCTTATTGCCAAGGCTGATTGAGCACATACAAGCCGGCCGCTTAAACCCGAAAGAGATTATCACACATCGCATACCTTTAGAGGAGGTTGCCGATGCGTATCATATATTTTCGGCCAAGCTGGATAATTGTATCAAACCGATTTTAATTCCACCATCAGCCAGAGTTTAA
- a CDS encoding DUF4097 family beta strand repeat-containing protein: MKKYTLIILMAMSSVAALAQNKWNTEPYLTKSLSQAAIKEAFVRTSGGSISVSGVEASQARIEVYVSPNNNDKNITTEELKQRLDDNYTLEITDKDHELHATAKSKFGNIDWRKSVSISFKIFVPVQVATNLTTSGGSIRLANLAGDQNFATSGGSLHIASVSGKIKGRTSGGSIQVEDAKQEIDLTTSGGSIAANNCDGIITLVTSGGSLKLNQLNGTINATTSGGSVIGSGVKGELITSTSGGSINLTEMACSIEASTSAGSVRVQMSEVGKYVKLNTSAGSIDLKMPPKNGLDLNLKGDRVNASISGKFQGSTETDRIEGKLNGGGTLVQAHASNGRVTLRFE, encoded by the coding sequence ATGAAAAAATATACCCTTATCATTCTTATGGCCATGAGCAGTGTAGCTGCGCTGGCGCAAAACAAATGGAATACTGAGCCTTACTTAACCAAGTCGTTATCGCAGGCAGCCATTAAAGAAGCATTTGTGCGTACCTCTGGTGGCAGCATTAGTGTTAGCGGTGTCGAAGCCTCACAGGCACGCATTGAAGTATATGTGAGTCCTAACAATAATGATAAAAACATCACCACAGAAGAACTCAAACAGCGCCTCGACGATAATTATACACTCGAAATAACCGACAAAGATCATGAACTGCATGCTACAGCCAAATCTAAATTCGGTAACATCGACTGGCGTAAGTCGGTAAGTATTTCTTTTAAAATATTTGTACCGGTACAAGTAGCTACTAATTTAACCACCAGTGGCGGTAGTATAAGGCTTGCCAATTTGGCCGGCGATCAAAACTTTGCCACCAGCGGTGGCAGCCTTCACATAGCCAGTGTAAGCGGTAAAATAAAAGGCCGTACCAGTGGCGGCAGCATACAGGTAGAGGATGCTAAACAAGAAATTGATCTCACAACCAGCGGTGGCAGTATCGCAGCCAACAACTGTGACGGTATCATCACATTGGTAACCAGCGGCGGCTCCCTCAAATTAAATCAACTTAACGGAACTATAAATGCTACTACAAGTGGCGGCAGCGTAATAGGCAGCGGCGTTAAAGGAGAGCTTATAACAAGTACATCAGGTGGTAGTATAAACCTTACAGAAATGGCCTGCAGTATTGAGGCGTCAACCAGTGCAGGTAGCGTGCGGGTGCAGATGAGCGAGGTTGGAAAATATGTGAAATTAAATACCAGTGCCGGCAGCATTGACCTGAAAATGCCACCCAAAAATGGTTTGGATCTGAATTTGAAAGGCGACCGGGTAAATGCCAGCATAAGCGGCAAGTTTCAGGGCAGTACCGAGACAGATCGCATTGAAGGTAAGTTAAACGGGGGTGGTACCCTGGTACAGGCCCACGCTTCAAACGGCCGTGTTACCTTGCGCTTCGAATAA
- a CDS encoding endonuclease/exonuclease/phosphatase family protein, with translation MKVRFFMRLLLLLTLVTGTLHAQTLTVATYNLRFDNPRDTGNLWVNRAPVVAALMRFHNFDIFGTQEALKNQLDDVANALPQYHRYGVGRDDGSDKGEHSAIFFRKDKFKLLNKGDFWLSQTPEKPSLGWDATCCNRICSWVYLQDVTSKKRFYFFNVHYDHQGMVAREESSKLILQKIKAIAGSATAILTGDFNGDHNSSWYKRIATSDLLKDTYQQVKYPYVNNGSFNGFGASLKNNEIIDHIFTTVNVSVNRWGVITDSYHGKFPSDHFPVMAEISFK, from the coding sequence ATGAAGGTAAGATTTTTTATGCGATTGCTTTTGCTGCTAACTCTTGTTACAGGTACGCTACATGCCCAAACGCTAACCGTTGCTACTTATAATTTAAGGTTTGATAATCCGCGCGATACGGGTAACCTGTGGGTAAACCGCGCGCCGGTGGTTGCGGCACTCATGCGCTTTCATAACTTTGATATTTTTGGAACCCAGGAGGCCTTGAAGAACCAGCTGGACGATGTTGCTAATGCCTTGCCGCAATACCACCGCTACGGTGTGGGTCGTGATGACGGTAGCGACAAGGGCGAACACTCCGCCATATTTTTTAGGAAAGATAAATTTAAGCTGCTGAATAAAGGAGATTTTTGGCTATCGCAAACGCCCGAAAAACCATCACTGGGTTGGGATGCCACCTGCTGTAACCGCATATGCTCATGGGTATATCTACAAGATGTTACGTCGAAAAAGAGATTCTATTTTTTTAACGTGCATTATGATCACCAGGGCATGGTGGCGCGTGAAGAAAGCAGTAAACTTATACTGCAAAAGATAAAAGCTATAGCCGGCAGTGCCACTGCTATATTAACTGGTGATTTTAATGGCGATCATAACAGCAGCTGGTACAAGCGCATTGCTACATCTGATTTATTGAAAGATACTTATCAGCAGGTTAAATACCCTTACGTTAACAACGGCTCATTTAACGGCTTCGGCGCATCACTTAAAAACAATGAGATCATTGACCACATATTTACTACAGTTAACGTTTCGGTTAATCGCTGGGGGGTAATTACAGATAGCTACCACGGTAAATTTCCTTCAGACCACTTTCCGGTAATGGCAGAGATCTCGTTCAAATAA
- a CDS encoding TonB-dependent receptor, with translation MIRQLQYLPIGKRLCLLLLISILSIGTVLAQQVTVTGTVTDENGETVPGTTVTIRNKAGGTSVDVNGKYSIRATKGDVLVFKLLGYTDQEATVGDNPVVNIKFARNTKQLTDVVVIGYGTQKRGDVTGSVSSLKAGNIPERPVTRVDQALVGQIAGVTVRQTTGVPGKAFSVQVRGTGSISAGNEPLYVVDGFPLTPAAPNGSGNFATGNPLDNINPADIESIEVLKDAAAAAIYGSRASNGVVLITTRRGKIGKPVITYNAFAGYNDKTRGLNMLDGQGWIDRATEMINGAYVNNFGSIGAKATDTYEQRRQLINTTLAASSQIQAGQFNTAYMLDDRWAQPGHPGLTFVDWQKEAYRKALVQSHQLTASGGTENVKYFVSGAFNDQNGILRGLDYKAYSLRANVDVTASKVFKFGINISPSYSIAHDPGVEGKDNIFHQILSMTPVQEANAGRYANSGLFPQYNWSVSTNSPISKLENNVGETKRYRTLGTIYAEVNILKNLVFRTTLNLDNTDNTSSSYVPYINASSLTARLAQTTTLTSGTYNTFRHQTFVNENTLNYNATISKNHNLNLLAGYSFTADRNDLSTMSSSNGFSSSVIQTLSAANAITGGSSANKNTLESMFARAQYSFRSKYLFSASIRRDGSSRFAENNKYGYFPSASVGWRVTEENFAKKLTALSDLKLRYSYGEGGNYNIGNYSAISQIGLYNYSFNGASAIGQNSSNNPAADLRWEKSKTHDVGIDFGFFKNRLTGSVDYYIKDNTDLLLNVPTHALSGFTSTLMNAGSVRNKGLEIELTSQNFSRGVFTWSTSVNVSHNSNKVTALASGQSQLLIPSSFDIEHSILQVGQPLYSIYVVKQIGILSQQDIANNYPVYQGSTKETVGDPKYFDANGDGVIDANDRVIVGQPNPKWIWGFTNSFKYKNFDLSVLVQGQNGGSIYSLLGRALTRTGQGFTDNTPAFYENRWRSPSNPGEGRVSKAYSTFGRIANTDWLYSSDYWRVRNITLGYNLNNVIKKAKFISSARIYITAENFFGHDKYYGGLNPEANNTNLSGSDTYPEAGDYGGLPLVKSLVFGLNFGF, from the coding sequence ATGATACGACAATTACAGTATTTGCCTATTGGCAAAAGGCTATGCCTACTGCTATTGATTAGCATTTTGAGCATAGGAACAGTATTAGCCCAACAAGTTACCGTTACAGGTACCGTAACAGATGAGAATGGTGAAACGGTACCCGGTACTACCGTTACTATAAGGAATAAGGCGGGCGGCACATCAGTTGATGTGAACGGCAAATATAGCATCAGAGCTACTAAAGGTGATGTATTGGTTTTTAAACTGCTGGGCTATACTGATCAGGAAGCTACCGTTGGTGACAACCCGGTGGTTAACATCAAATTTGCCCGAAATACCAAGCAACTTACCGATGTGGTGGTTATAGGGTACGGTACACAAAAACGGGGTGATGTTACCGGCTCTGTATCCAGTTTAAAAGCAGGCAATATACCAGAAAGGCCGGTTACCCGCGTTGACCAGGCATTGGTTGGTCAAATTGCCGGTGTAACCGTAAGGCAAACCACAGGTGTACCAGGTAAAGCATTTAGTGTGCAGGTTAGAGGTACCGGTTCTATCTCGGCAGGTAACGAGCCACTGTATGTAGTTGATGGTTTTCCGCTAACTCCTGCCGCACCGAATGGTTCGGGCAACTTTGCTACCGGTAACCCTTTAGATAACATCAACCCGGCCGATATAGAGTCGATAGAGGTGCTAAAGGATGCCGCTGCGGCTGCCATCTATGGTTCACGTGCATCCAACGGTGTTGTATTGATTACTACCCGCCGTGGTAAAATTGGCAAACCCGTAATTACTTACAACGCTTTTGCCGGCTATAACGACAAAACAAGGGGATTAAATATGTTAGATGGACAGGGATGGATTGATCGTGCTACTGAAATGATAAACGGTGCTTATGTAAATAACTTTGGTTCTATCGGTGCTAAAGCAACTGATACGTATGAGCAGCGCCGTCAACTCATTAACACAACGTTAGCAGCCTCCAGTCAAATTCAGGCAGGCCAATTTAACACTGCCTACATGCTTGATGACCGCTGGGCGCAACCAGGGCATCCGGGATTAACCTTTGTTGACTGGCAAAAAGAGGCTTACCGCAAAGCGCTGGTACAAAGTCATCAATTAACAGCAAGTGGCGGTACCGAAAATGTTAAATACTTCGTTTCGGGCGCGTTTAATGATCAAAATGGCATACTAAGAGGGCTTGATTATAAAGCATACTCTTTAAGAGCCAATGTTGACGTTACAGCAAGCAAGGTGTTTAAGTTTGGTATAAATATATCACCTTCTTATTCTATAGCCCACGATCCGGGGGTTGAAGGTAAAGACAATATCTTTCACCAAATCTTGAGCATGACTCCTGTACAGGAAGCTAATGCCGGCAGGTATGCCAATTCAGGCTTGTTTCCGCAATACAACTGGAGTGTATCAACCAACAGCCCAATTTCTAAATTAGAAAACAACGTTGGAGAAACCAAGCGCTACCGTACTTTGGGAACCATATATGCGGAGGTTAACATCCTGAAAAACTTGGTTTTCAGAACAACGTTAAACCTTGACAATACTGATAACACGTCGAGCTCATACGTGCCGTATATCAATGCGAGTTCGTTAACGGCGCGGTTAGCACAAACTACAACCTTAACCAGCGGAACATACAACACCTTCCGTCATCAAACATTTGTAAATGAAAATACGCTGAATTATAATGCTACCATAAGCAAGAACCACAACTTAAACTTATTAGCGGGTTATTCATTCACAGCCGATCGTAATGATCTGTCAACAATGTCATCCTCTAACGGATTTTCAAGCTCCGTAATACAGACACTTAGTGCGGCTAATGCTATAACAGGCGGCTCCAGCGCTAATAAAAACACGCTTGAGTCTATGTTTGCCAGGGCGCAGTACTCGTTCAGGAGTAAATATTTATTTTCTGCCAGTATACGTCGTGACGGTTCATCGAGATTTGCCGAGAACAACAAGTATGGCTATTTCCCATCTGCCTCAGTAGGATGGAGAGTTACAGAAGAAAACTTTGCCAAAAAACTGACTGCGCTTAGTGATTTGAAATTACGTTATAGCTATGGTGAGGGTGGTAATTATAACATTGGTAATTATTCGGCCATATCGCAAATTGGCTTGTATAACTACTCCTTTAACGGAGCCTCAGCAATCGGCCAAAACAGTTCTAATAACCCTGCTGCCGACCTAAGATGGGAAAAATCGAAAACCCATGATGTGGGAATTGACTTCGGCTTTTTTAAGAATCGTTTAACCGGTTCGGTTGACTACTACATTAAAGATAATACAGATCTTTTGTTGAACGTTCCAACTCATGCCTTATCGGGTTTTACGTCAACGCTTATGAATGCCGGCTCGGTTAGAAACAAAGGACTTGAAATTGAATTAACCTCGCAAAACTTTTCACGTGGCGTATTTACCTGGAGCACATCTGTAAACGTAAGTCATAACAGCAACAAGGTAACTGCATTGGCCAGCGGGCAAAGCCAGCTGCTTATTCCATCAAGCTTTGATATTGAGCATAGCATTTTGCAGGTAGGTCAACCGCTATACAGCATTTATGTAGTTAAGCAAATAGGTATTTTATCACAGCAAGATATTGCCAATAACTATCCGGTATATCAGGGTTCTACAAAAGAAACAGTAGGGGACCCAAAATACTTTGATGCTAATGGCGATGGTGTAATAGACGCTAACGACCGTGTAATTGTTGGTCAGCCAAATCCAAAATGGATTTGGGGTTTCACTAACAGCTTTAAATACAAAAATTTCGACTTGAGCGTTTTAGTTCAGGGACAGAACGGTGGTTCGATTTACTCACTGCTCGGACGCGCATTAACCCGTACTGGCCAGGGTTTCACGGATAATACCCCGGCATTTTATGAAAACAGGTGGCGCTCACCATCAAACCCCGGCGAAGGCAGGGTAAGTAAAGCTTACTCAACTTTTGGCCGTATAGCTAATACCGACTGGCTTTACTCATCAGATTACTGGAGGGTACGTAACATTACATTAGGTTATAACTTAAACAATGTGATTAAAAAGGCCAAGTTTATTTCATCGGCCCGTATCTATATTACAGCAGAGAACTTCTTCGGACATGATAAATACTACGGCGGCTTAAACCCCGAGGCTAACAACACCAACTTAAGCGGAAGCGATACCTACCCAGAGGCTGGAGATTATGGTGGTTTGCCATTAGTTAAATCACTGGTGTTTGGTTTAAACTTTGGTTTCTAA
- a CDS encoding RagB/SusD family nutrient uptake outer membrane protein, with protein MKNKLIYIVALAFTFSVGCKKELNQTPISTATTETFFASNNDFLQAVNAVYADLRTYPDRMLNLSETRSDNLYAVADGPRDWEPINNFARTISGNPYIQEAWNTNFNGIYRANTVLNKLETNGNVITDANLKTRLTAEARFLRAFFYFDLVRWFGKVPIADKVYSSAEATTIPRSGVAAVYNFILADLKFAADNLPDTYTAAADKGRATKWAAKGIMALVYMTRSGPTYNIDGPGLATNDWQVALDLLNEVINSKRFNFLTSYADIFSYSNENNAEVVFNVEYSTLSNPVVGSTFAWLLVPDTYFTSIGKAVQGGLLIRPVSTDLVNTYATNDIRKPFNIYTAGYTAPGIGTESRPFFKKYLDISKVPNNRVDWPINYIVMRYTDVLMLKAECILRGASGSQADVDLIVNQVRSRAGLTTPVTGTTIPQLMEERRREFAAEGLRWHDLVRSGLVTTVIPAWDAKEDVSNSIAPFNNNYIIYPVPQAELNVTPGLYTQNPGY; from the coding sequence ATGAAAAATAAATTAATATATATAGTAGCGCTTGCATTCACATTTAGCGTTGGTTGCAAAAAGGAACTCAATCAAACGCCCATTTCAACGGCAACTACGGAAACCTTTTTTGCATCAAACAACGATTTTTTACAGGCCGTGAATGCGGTTTACGCAGACTTGCGCACGTACCCCGACCGGATGCTGAATTTGTCGGAAACACGCTCAGATAACTTATATGCCGTTGCCGACGGGCCGCGGGATTGGGAGCCAATTAACAACTTTGCCCGTACCATCTCTGGTAACCCTTATATTCAGGAAGCGTGGAACACTAATTTTAACGGCATTTACCGAGCAAACACCGTTTTAAATAAGCTGGAAACTAACGGAAACGTAATAACTGATGCAAATCTAAAAACCAGGTTAACAGCCGAAGCACGTTTCCTGAGGGCTTTCTTTTATTTTGATTTGGTAAGATGGTTTGGCAAAGTGCCTATTGCTGATAAGGTTTATAGTTCGGCAGAAGCAACAACGATACCGCGCAGCGGCGTTGCAGCAGTTTACAATTTTATACTCGCCGATTTGAAGTTTGCTGCTGATAATTTGCCTGACACCTATACAGCCGCTGCAGATAAAGGCCGCGCCACAAAGTGGGCAGCCAAAGGTATTATGGCGTTAGTGTACATGACCCGTTCAGGGCCTACTTATAATATTGATGGCCCGGGCTTAGCCACTAACGACTGGCAGGTTGCGCTCGATTTACTGAACGAGGTGATTAATAGCAAACGCTTTAATTTCCTTACTTCGTATGCCGATATCTTTTCTTATAGCAATGAAAACAATGCTGAAGTTGTGTTTAACGTAGAGTATTCAACATTATCAAACCCTGTGGTAGGAAGTACTTTTGCTTGGCTGCTGGTACCCGATACTTATTTTACCTCCATAGGTAAAGCGGTTCAGGGTGGCTTGTTAATACGTCCGGTATCAACAGACCTGGTAAATACTTATGCCACCAATGATATCCGCAAGCCGTTTAACATATATACAGCCGGTTATACGGCACCAGGTATCGGAACTGAAAGCCGTCCGTTCTTTAAAAAGTATTTAGATATCAGCAAGGTACCGAACAACCGTGTCGACTGGCCAATTAACTACATCGTAATGCGTTATACAGACGTTTTAATGTTAAAAGCTGAATGTATTTTAAGGGGTGCGTCAGGTTCACAAGCTGATGTGGATTTAATTGTGAACCAAGTTCGGAGCAGGGCCGGTTTAACAACCCCTGTTACCGGAACTACAATACCGCAATTAATGGAAGAACGCCGCCGTGAATTTGCCGCAGAAGGGTTGCGTTGGCATGATTTGGTAAGAAGTGGCCTGGTAACAACTGTTATACCAGCATGGGATGCTAAAGAAGATGTATCTAACAGTATAGCTCCTTTTAATAATAATTACATCATTTATCCGGTTCCACAAGCAGAGTTGAATGTCACACCTGGACTATACACACAAAATCCAGGATATTAA